Within the Syngnathoides biaculeatus isolate LvHL_M chromosome 13, ASM1980259v1, whole genome shotgun sequence genome, the region TGACTTAAtattgtcttttcatttttgccaaAGGTTTTAACTAAATTCGAATGCAAACAATGCCACTGTGCTTCAAGATTAAAACCTACGAGTATTGATTTGATTCCTTTCTTCCAATGTCGGGACAATTCATCTTCTGGCGTAAAATCCGGATTATACagatgaagaggaaaaaattGACCTGCAGAAAAAGCAGTAGACAGCTAAaatggaaatgcattttttttagctgtgtcGTCAATATCACTCACAAAAAAGCAATGTCACTCACAAGAATGGTAACTAGAATGGGCGTTTTGATAATCCACCAGGGTTTGTCATTTATCATCTCCCAGCATCTGGCAGAAAAGACAGCAGAGTCGAGAACTGAATGGAGTGTAAATGTGTTTCTATGCATGCACATTATTATAATATACAAAATATAGCTCATAGTTTGGCAGGAAGATACAAGTCCACAAGTACTAAAGGCAATCACGTAAAAGGCAGAAAATCATTACAGCAATAAGAATTGTAATAAATGTTAATGGCTAGGAGAGTAAGGAACACTATGTGATACTTTATCATGgccaaaagagcaaaaaaaaaaaaaaaaaaaaacaaggaataaATTTTTCTATAGACACGAGATTTACTTTGATGGTGACAATAAATTCCCAACAAATAGTGAAAGCAAAGAAAGCAAACACTCACCCAAGATCATTTAAATAAGCCTTTGTAATCACCCATGTTGAGATAAAGATGGTCGGAACCCCTGCAGatgacaaatatgaatataatcATTACATTTGTCCAATGGAGGAATATCTCAAAAGGACCAAATATGGTAAAGCTCTTTTGGATGATTTTATAGCTTGCGGAAGAGTCTGAATCTGTTTTCTGGTTTGCTTAGCACAATTTCTTCTCACGGACCACTGCAAGTCTGGCATATTTATGAGtatatttatgatttatttttcgaCGGAGAAGTGAAAATGGCCAGCAAAGAAAACTTCCgaccttccattttctgtactgctcatcctcaccaggAGCGTGGCCATGCtggcacctatcccagctgattctgggcaagaggcggggtacaacctgaattggTCTTCGGCCAATCAcaagcacacagaaacaaacaacgtttcgcactcacatttgcacctaagcgcaatttaaagtcttcaacctaccatgcatgtttagGAAATGCGGAAGGAAACCACAGTACCAGGAGAATACCTACAGAAGCACAAAGAGAATGTGCAACTCCACAAGGGTGaggtcagatttgaacccgtgtcgtcaggactgtgaggctgacgtgctaaccagtcacccatCGTGCTGACCagtaaacaaaatattgaaatagaAATGGAAACGCATCACTCCATTTGCTGGGGCTTATTCTGTTCAGGGCCACATGTGAGTGGAATCGAAGTGAGCTGATTTTGGAACAATGGAGTGCTTGCCAGCCAAGCACAGGCcgcaaataaacaaccattcacactgattaacaatttagattctccaattagCCTAgcacacaagcacacgcacaaACCCTCACTGAGAAAGTCCGTATTGAAGTCCATATTCAAGATCAAAACCTTTCGTCCTTTTGCTGTTCAGGATTTGTCTTCCAGACAATCAAAATGCACGTAGAGTGCCTCATCTCTTTGATGGATAGTCAGGTTTGTTATGTCTGCTGCGGTTCAATCAATTGTTTAAATGGGCTGTTTTCAACGACGAGGCAGCTGTCTGATGCAGATCCAACTAAAGCAATACTGCTCCATATGCAAATGGAGCCTAGCATTATCCTTTAGCATCAACACCAAAGAATTCAATGACACGTGATGATAGCTGTTTTACCAAAATGAGCGTTCAATGTGGACATCCTGAAAGCATCTGATGTCGTTGATAAAAACTGTGTTCACATACCCCAGCCAATCAGGATGTACCACCAGAAGTACTTTCTCTCTGAGAAGAAGGAGACAGCAAGGAGTGCGTGGAGATAGAGGCCTTCTACCAGCAGCCAGAAGTAACTGGCCATGATCCCATATTGGAAGAACACCACCACTGCTTTGCAACCCACCTGAAAATCACCCGGAGTGCAGTCAGTGAACGGGAACTTACGCTGAAGTAATTTTGGTGGCAGCTGCtctttatttttggaaatgacTACGACGCAAGATTGATCAGCAAACACCGTTGTGAAAAGCAAAATTCAGTTTTGAATGGTTACATGCATTCAACGGCCCGACCTACAATGTATACATACAATTTCAAAGCTTTCCAATGATATACTAGTATTTTGTTGCGGTGCTCAGACGTTTATATTTGACATGCTGGCatgatttatattatttttagttGGTAAAACAATTGTTTTCCCACTTGGACATCTTTaggagaaatatttttttgtttagttatcTGATTCAACTCAACCGTTCTTTAGACGGCAAACGAGCTGAGACGGAATCAACAGCATCTCTGCCATTGTGCGCACCATTTTGCTTTAATTTCAATTCATCAACAATCAATTTCACATCATTTCCACAATCCCTAATGATCAATTATTCCACCTAACCTCCTTCTAATATTTTGACTCCCTCGTGAAGGTGAATACAATAACTTACATTAAAAGCCTCTGAATAAGTTACAGAGCACAATTATGAAGTCCTCAACAGTGtcaattaaaaatgataattattatttgatcatttttgggTGAAGATCATTTGAGTGTGCAAATGTACTTATATTCTGGCCCAATAAGTGTAGACATTGGTACATTGTTCTAATTACTATTTTGGGCCTGTATTAAGTTGActattgaaatttaaaaaaaaaacttatttctAGCCGAAGGAACTTCTTGCTTTGAACTCAGACTTTGTTTGCTGTcataacatttattttgtggtATCCACAGGCTGAATTGTAAACTATAAATTGatctctttaaaaatgttgttcactagttgttgttttttccctaCTCGGAATGTTAACAAATGGTCGAGACAGGGAGCAGCTGTGTTTGAAGTGGGAAAATCTGTGGACCCGGAGGAGGAAGTAGCCAAGCTCTGACATTACGGCTAGCAAAGGTGATTTATATCTCGCAAATCTAATCAACCCGGGTAATAAAGCAACAGATTCTACTGGAGTAAGATGTGAGAAGCACACTTCTGACTTTGGTAACTTGATCCATCGctcaaagataaaaatattCAGCTTCCTACATTTAACAAAACCAGTAGCCAGATTGTGCACTGGCAAAAGTTTGCGTTGAAATGAAGTTTTCAAAAAGTCCAGAACACAACGGAATGTGATTGATTGACAGAGGTTTTGGCTTATTGCTCAGCAAAGAGGAACTCTCACAACATCCTGCTCAACAAATGATTGGGGAACACTTGGGAGGGGAAAGGACTTGGCAAACATTGTTACGCCCAGTGTCAGGTTAAATAAACTTCAACACGACGCTTGAATGTCGGCCGGTAATCGATTCAAAGAAATGCAGTCAAGGATGGGTTTGACTTGCAAACTAAAGGAATTGAATGTGTTTGTGAGAAAGACTATATAGTGTACTCACAGATGAATGGCAACTGTCCGTCTCACCGACGTCATATAGAACAACGTCCTTAATAAACACTGCGATGGCTTTGAGGATGAACGACACAAACAGATGCATGTGGATGTAGTTTCTTGTACAGTGCAGTTTCCTGTAACACAAGACAACTATAATGCGATTGCAACTATAAATATCTAGCTAAGAAACATattgcatcaaaaaaaaataaatgccataAAAGTGTATAGCTAGTGTATACTGAAACGGTGATGATGTGTTGTGGTCGCGGAAGAGCATTTAATCGTCCTATTGCTGCAtgtcaaggtacagtatgtCACCGACAAAAATTGATTATTCTTGGGAGTTCAAAGTGATAGCGATGCTGGTGCAAAGTGTGTAAACCATTGAGtgggcaagttctcccagtgggatggggggggcaAACCCGCACAACATTATCCACCTGCCTAATATTAACAGAAAACACCGTTCacatcctgtgtgtgtgtctgccaaAGCAAAAACCATTGGCATTTTAGAACAGAGAGATGTAAACATAACCCTTGTTGTTTAACactacgcacacacacacacggctgaGAACAGAGACGTGTTTATCAGTGGCCGCACCCCACCCCCCGGCCACTTACGCTAATGATTTGTGCTCGTGTCATTTATCCATGCATACACATGCTCTCTGTGTGCAAACAAAAGGTCAAGAGGAAACGCGTTGTGAACACCGCCAGCACCCTGTCTAAGTGGTCGGACTTTATAGTTACTTTCAGCTTTCGTATGTCTTTGTTTGACCAGTCCTGCAACAACACCGCAATGTACTTTGGGTGCACAATATAAAAAACACTAAAACCTCGGGACGTTAGATGTGAAATGAGCTAGGTTATATTGCTTTCAGTGGCGGGAAGTGAAAAAAAGGTGTTTGATTGACATTAAGAAGCATCTCCTTACGGGAAGAGGCACAGTATGACGATGGCGACGGTGAGAGAAATAAGCGACACGCTGTGACCGATGGTGTAACCCACTTTGACAGCACCTAAGAAATCTCCCTGCGAGAAGACACATTTAGTTAGTCGCTGAAAACGTGGAGTGAAACCAACTCGGGTTGCCATACCAACCGTATCATCATCATCCACGGTGCTATTGGGATTATAGCCGCAGTCTATTATGTAGGAGTCAATGCTAATCGGAGTCCAGCCATCTTCAGTGCAGGTCTTGGACAGGTTACCTAAGTGAGCAGAAT harbors:
- the LOC133511339 gene encoding vasoactive intestinal polypeptide receptor-like isoform X2, giving the protein MDMFAAVSRGFFILLSCMLLKPVLSMQNQMCEMMKELDKERHLCEAQIENKTSGCSGTWDKITCWPNADLGEMVTIQCPKYLFYFSREIPTRNLSKTCTEDGWTPISIDSYIIDCGYNPNSTVDDDDTGDFLGAVKVGYTIGHSVSLISLTVAIVILCLFPKLHCTRNYIHMHLFVSFILKAIAVFIKDVVLYDVGETDSCHSSVGCKAVVVFFQYGIMASYFWLLVEGLYLHALLAVSFFSERKYFWWYILIGWGVPTIFISTWVITKAYLNDLGCWEMINDKPWWIIKTPILVTILVNFFLFICIIRILRQKMNCPDIGRKESNQYSRLAKSTLLLIPLFGINYIIFAFIPDHIHRQLRMVFDLILGSFQGFVVAVLYCFLNGEVQAEIKRKWRRWMLQRFLGTDTKYQQPSIGSNGNNFSTQITMLTKCSPTARRASACQEHFSAI